The following proteins come from a genomic window of Montipora foliosa isolate CH-2021 chromosome 2, ASM3666993v2, whole genome shotgun sequence:
- the LOC137992835 gene encoding uncharacterized protein CXorf65 homolog, producing the protein MFITVKFADDKIELFNPDCRNCLLLSNIKERCDCDDDDFIDLSDESGLLKNLQRYPLDYGTKYLNEREILVLVKGEKTDGDNMTFVPLLEGMESNKAFLQRLNPPPPKPEKVRSALREFPAPKLYNEGARGKRASLAPKPRQLAPPPSSSTRSLSPGRKGSRIRSQSVQLAPAPLGGSFNTARKAR; encoded by the exons ATGTTTATAACAGTAAAATTTGCAG ATGATAAAATTGAACTTTTTAATCCTGACTGCCGAAATTGTCTTCTGCTCAGCAATATCAAAGAGAGATGTGATTGCGATGATGATG ATTTTATTGACTTGTCTGATGAGAGCGGCTTACTGAAAAATCTTCAGCGCTATCCACTCGATTACGGGACTAAATATCTCAACGAAAGGGAAATCCTCGTTCTTGTCAAAGGAGAAA AGACTGATGGTGATAACATGACATTTGTCCCTCTCTTGGAAGGAATGGAGTCCAACAAGGCGTTCCTTC AGAGGCTAAATCCACCGCCCCCAAAGCCTGAAAAAGTCCGCTCTGCATTAAGAGAGTTCCCAGCACCTAAACTCTACAATGAAGGAGCTCGAGGAAAAAGAGCTTCACTTGCACCTAAACCCAGACAACTAGCTCCTCCACCGAGCTCATCCACTAGGTCCCTTTCCCCTGGAAGGAAGGGCAGTAGAATAAGGAGCCAAAGCGTGCAGCTTGCTCCAGCCCCTTTAGGTGGCTCATTCAATACAGCGAGAAAGGCCCGGTAG